The following nucleotide sequence is from Streptomyces leeuwenhoekii.
GCAAACGGAGGCATACGCGCGGTCAGTGTTCCTCAGTCGTGTGCCGGTCTACGACGGAGACGAGATCGAGCAGTTCGTCGCCAAGCGGCTCGAGCGGCGGGAGATTTTGCACCGCAAGGTTCCGCCGACCGCCAGCTTCGTCATCTGGGAGGCGGCGCTGCGTGACCGGCTGGGCGGTCAGGGCGTGTACGTCGAGCAGATCCAGTACTTGCGGGAGTACGCCGACGTGCCTGGAATCGCATTGCAGATTCTGCCACTCGGCCGCACCTCGCACGCTGGCCTTGAAGGGCCGTTCATCCTGCTGGAAACCCCTGAGCACCAGCGGCTCGCTTACAGCGAGACTCAGCGCGGAAGCACCCTGGTGGCTGACCCCGATGAGGTGGGAATTCTCTCCCAGAAGTATGCGATGCTGCGAACGCAGGCCCTCAACACCGAGGACACAAGGGACCTGTTGGACCGTCTTCTGGGAGAGCAATGAGCGGCACCACACTTGAGTGGTTCAAGTCCAGCTACAGCAGCGGCGAAGGCGGCGCCTGCCTGGAAGTCGCCTACACCTGGCGCAA
It contains:
- a CDS encoding helix-turn-helix domain-containing protein produces the protein MSTTTRSRRARNASAMKMVGALLALYREAAGYTQRSLGEVFVISEQQIASIEQGRRPLKPDLAEKLDELLGTKGALSAALRHMPEVDLVPLWAEEYLDREREAITISWYESLLVPGLLQTEAYARSVFLSRVPVYDGDEIEQFVAKRLERREILHRKVPPTASFVIWEAALRDRLGGQGVYVEQIQYLREYADVPGIALQILPLGRTSHAGLEGPFILLETPEHQRLAYSETQRGSTLVADPDEVGILSQKYAMLRTQALNTEDTRDLLDRLLGEQ